ACCATGTGAAGAAATGCGATATAGTTATGCCCCTTGTTGCCATAGCCACTCCTGCCACCTATGTGAGAGAACCTTTGAGGGTCTTTGAACTTGACTTTGAAGAAAACTTAAAGGTTGTAAGGCTCTGTGTAAAATATAGAAAGAGACTCCTTTTTCCATCCACATCAGAGGTATATGGCATGTGTCATGACCCTGAATTCGACGAGGACAAAAGCAACCTTATCCTTGGACCTATAAGAAAACAGAGATGGATATACAGTGCATCCAAACAGTTGCTCGATAGGGTTATATGGGCATATGGTTTTCAAGAAGGGTTAAAATTCACCCTCTTTAGACCCTTTAACTGGATAGGGCCAAAACTGGATGAACTCACCACAGACCCGGAAAAGGAAGGTAGCTCAAGGGTGGTCACCCAATTTATAAGCAGTCTGCTTCTCGGTGAACCCATAAGGCTTGTAGACGGTGGAAGCCAGCGGAGGTGTTTTACCTACATAGACGATGGCATAGACTGCCTTATAAAGATCATAGAAGACAAAAACAATAACTGCAATGGTGAGATCTTCAACATAGGCAATCCCAAAAACGAGGCAACCATAAAGGAGCTGGCATACAAG
This genomic stretch from Syntrophorhabdaceae bacterium harbors:
- a CDS encoding bifunctional UDP-4-keto-pentose/UDP-xylose synthase, with amino-acid sequence MKILILGVNGFIGNSLAARILKDTDWEIYGMDIRTDKINACLGDKRFHFVEGDISINREWIEYHVKKCDIVMPLVAIATPATYVREPLRVFELDFEENLKVVRLCVKYRKRLLFPSTSEVYGMCHDPEFDEDKSNLILGPIRKQRWIYSASKQLLDRVIWAYGFQEGLKFTLFRPFNWIGPKLDELTTDPEKEGSSRVVTQFISSLLLGEPIRLVDGGSQRRCFTYIDDGIDCLIKIIEDKNNNCNGEIFNIGNPKNEATIKELAYKLKELFENHPSSKNITKKSEIIEVFSKEFYGEGYQDIDRRVPSIKKARNLLGWEPKFDLDTALKKTLDYYLEQIHR